The Verrucomicrobiota bacterium sequence CTACTCTCGGGCTACGCTGCTCGCCGATATCATTGCGAAATTTGGATCGGAAGCGCGCTTCCATACCTGTTCAGCGGAAAACCTTACTCCAGAAGGCATCATCGACTTTCTGCAAGCCCGAGGTAAATTCGTGCCGAGTCCGGAGGGCTTTCAAACCTCCGCTGACCTGATGTGTAAGCATTAGCGCAAGGGCATGAATACTGGCAAACCGATCACGCCTGAACGCCTCATGCAATTTGCCTGGGGGTACGCTCCGACTTTGATTATTGAGGCCGCGGTGCATCACGGGGTTTTTGACCAACTGAATCGGCAACCGCAAACCTTGGAACAATTGGTAGCAAAACTGGGCGTGGCAAACCGCGGATTAAAAGCCATCCTGGATGCACTGGTTGGGCTGCAATTGCTGGCCCGGGAAGGCGCGACCTACCGGCTCACGCCGGAAAGCGCCACCTATCTGGTAGCCGGTTCATCGGATTATCGCGGGGCATTTTTCCGCCATCACACGGAACAGTTACTGCCCCAATGGATGCAGTTGAAGGAAGTCGTGCGCACCGGTCAGCCAGTCAAACGCACGGATCAGGATACGCATGGCGAGCAGTATTTTTCGGAGTTTGTAGAATCCCTGTTTCCCGGCAGTCTTCCGGCGGCAACGATGTTGGGAAAGCACTTGGGTATCCCGGCGGCACAAACACCTGTACGTGTGCTGGACCTGGGGGCCGGATCCGGCGTCTGGGGGATCGCTTTGGCCAAACAATCGCCCCAGGTGCGAATCACCGCCGTGGATTGGCCGGGGGTGCTGGAGGTAGCCAAAAAAATGGCCATGCGCCATGGGGTTGCCGAGCGTATGACGGTCGTGGCGGGTGATTTGTTTGTCGTGGATTTCGGTTATAATCACCAAGTGGTCACCTTGGGGCACATCCTGCATAGCGAGGGACCCGATCGCGGTCGTCAATTGTTGAAAAAAGCCGCAGAAGCGCTCGCACCAGGCGGCACGCTGGCCATCCAGGAATTCCTGCCTAACGATGAACGTACGGGGCCACCGCTCCCGCTGATGTTCGCGGTGAACATGCTCTTAAATACGGAGGCGGGCGGCACATACACGTTTGCTGAGATCACCGGCTGGCTGCTGGCGGCCGGCTTGGAACAACCGCGTCAACTACCCGTACCCGGACCATCACCGCTCATCCTGGCAAACAAACCTGTCAAGTAAGTTCAAAGCCACTACAGCCTCATCATGGGTGTTTGGGTAGCGATTTATGGAACGAGCTTGCAAAATTTAAATGGGAAGGGGACAGGGCAAAAAGATTGGCTGGCAGAAAAATGCAGGTGAAATATGGCGACGAGGACAATAGGCTAAGCCCTTTGACAGGATGAACATGATTCACAGGATGCGCAAAATCCGGTTTTCAGGATCACATGAGTTTTAGCTTTTCCTCGATTGCGACGGACCCTCGCCCTCGCGGTGGATAAGCGGCGTTTGGTGGCGACAATCAGTTCCTGCGAAAAGTTTCTTTTGCTTATTCCACGAAAGGCATAACTTTACGTCCTGATTTATGATCGAATACGTTTTCAAGATGGCTGATGGGACGACGTTTCAGTTCGAGGTGGATTTGGAACGGACTGGCCAGCCCACCACAGCCCCAGCTCAACCCGCCACGTGGACCGCCCTGGGTTACCAAAGATGCCCCAACTGCCCGCTGAACCCGCAGGTTCATAGCCGGTGTCCGGTAGCGGTAGACATCGAAAGCATCACCTCCAAGTTCAACCGGATTCTCTCTTACACCCAAGTCGCGGTGGAAGTGCGCACCCCGGAACGAACGTACCTCAAACAATGCGACGCCCAAACCGGTTTGCGAGCCCTGCTGGGTCTGGTAATGGCCAGCAGCGCCTGCCCGGTTTTGGCGCGGCTGAAGGGATTGACGCATTATCACCTTCCCTTTGCCACGATCGAGGAAACGCTATTCCGCAGTGCCTCCGCCTATTTGCTGAAACAATACTTTATTTTTAAGGATGGCGGCAGGCCGGACCTCAACCTGAATGGACTCGGCCAATTGTACGAGGAGTTGAACCGCGTCAACACGGCCCTCAAGGCGCGCCTCCAATCCGCCAGCGAGGCTGACGCCAACTTGAACGCCGTCGTATCGTTGTTGTATCTGGGCATGTCGGTCGCCTTCTCACTGGAAGATAAACTGATGGAATTGCGGCCGCATTTCCTGGATAACATCGGTTAAACGAACTCACCAAGGGCAGTCCACCTCATTATTTAAAAGTTTTCGTTTTCGGGGTCATTTTCGGAGTTCGACCATCGCAACGCAGCAACAGCGTAAAATGATCAGTTATGGTTTGATAGCCGGGGTTTGACAAGTGGTGGCTCCGGCTATTTAATGACGGGGTGTTTTGGAACGACATGAATCATCACGCACATCGCCGGTGTTTTGGCGTCGGCTCGTGGCTCGCGCCCGCGCTCGCCGTCGTGCTATCCGGTTGCACCACTACCAATCCGCCATCCCCCCAATCTCCTATGTCCGCATCTACCCTTGCCCAACTACAAACCCAGGCTGCCCACTATCATTCCCGCCTGAGTCTGCCCGAGTTTGAAACCACTCCGGCGGCAGTCAAGGCCGCGGTGGAACAGGCCATTGCCACGGCCAACGCCCGGCTTGATGCCATTGGCACGCTGGACCGCACGCGCCTGGATTTCAACCATAGTGTGCGGGCGCTGGATGATTTAGTGTATGCCGCCGGGTTGACCGCCAACCGGCTTGGGCTGATGAAGGAAACGCACACGGATGCCGCCATGCGCCAGGCTTGCTTGGAAGCAGAAAAGGTTTTTCAAGATTGGGCGGTGGGGCTGGATTATCGGGCGGATGTCCACGCCACGCTTCAGGCTTACGCCGATACCAAACCCACCCTGAATGTCGAAGATGCCAAACTGCTAAAGGAAACCCTGCGGGATTACCGGCGCGCCGGTCTGCATCTGCCCAAGGAACAGCGCAGCGAAGTGGAGCGGTTGCGCAAGGAGTTGGCCCGCCTGATCACCGATTTCCAGTCCAATGTCAATAAGGCCAAACTGGCGGTCAAGTTCACCCGGGCCGAACTGGAAGGGGTGCCGGATACGTTGTTGGGACAGCCGGGGGTCAAGACCGGCGAGGATGAATATACGATCGCGGCCAATGTGACGTTCCAATATCAACTGGTGGCGGAAAACGCGAAAAAAGAAGCGACCCGCAAAAAGCTGTTGACCGCCCGCTACCAGCTCGCGCGTGAGGCCAACCTGCCTTTGCTGCGGCAAATCCTGGACCTGCGCGATACCATCGCCAAAAAACTGGGCTACGCCACTTGGGCCGATTACCAGATCGAGCCGAAAATGGCCAAAACCGCCGCCACCGCCCGCCAGTTTCTGCTGGACCTGAAGACAGGGTTGCAACCCAAGTTTGATGCGGAATTGAAAGCGTATCAGGCGTTCAAGGCGCGGGATACCGGCGAGGCAAACGCCCGGATTGAGATTTGGGATACGGCTTATTACATGAGCCTGCTGCAAAAGGAGAAATACTCGGTGGATGCCGAGAAATTGCGGGATTATTTTCCCTACCAACAAGTGTTGGACGGCATGTTCAACATTTACCAGAACATCTTTGGCATTCGTATTCAGCCCGTAGAACCGCCGTTCAAATGGATTGCGGATCTACGCCTCTTTGCCGTCACGGATACCGCCACCGGCGAACCGTTGGGGCTGTTGTACATGGATATGTTCCCGCGCGACGGCAAATACAATCACTTCGCCCACTTCAGCCTGATCGAAGGCAAACGCACGGCGGATGGGGTTTACCAACGGCCCACCTCCGCCTTGATTTGCAATTTCCCGCCGCCGACGCCGGGGCGTCCCTCGCTGTTGTCCCATCACGAGGTGGAGACGTTGTTTCATGAATTCGGGCACGCGTTGCACTCGTTGTTGACGCGCGCCAACCATGCCCGATTCTCCGGCACCAGTGTGCCGCGTGATTTTGTGGAAGCCCCCTCGCAGATGCTTGAAAATTGGGTGTGGGATCGCGCGGTGCTCGATACCTTCGCCGCTCATTATGCGCGGCCGGCGGAAAAGATTCCGGCGGATATCCTGGCCGGGTTGAAGCAGGCGCGGTTGGCGACCATCGGCACATTTTATCGGCGGCAATTGACCTTCGGGTTGATTGACCTCACGTTCCATTCGGATTTCAAGGCGGGGACAGGACAGGACCCGGTGAAGGTCGCGAATGATGTTTTCCGCGACGTGTTTCTCCCCGTTCCAGACGATACGGCGTTCGTAGCCTATTTCGGCCATCTGATGGGGTACGACGCCAGCTATTACGGCTACGCGTGGGCGGAGGCCATTGCGGCAGACATGGACACGGTGTTTGAAAAGGCGCCGAAACGGTATTTTGACGCCGTCACAGGCCGGCGGTTGCGGGATGAAATTTATGCGCCCGGCGATTCACGGGATGTCAATGTGTCCATTGAAAAGTTCCTGGGGCGTCCGCGTTCCCTGGAGCCGCTCCTCATACAGTTGGGCATCCGGCAGTAGGGAATGCGGAGTGCGGATTTCGGAATGCGGAATGAGGACCAGTTACTGAGAGGTCCGCAGGATGGACTACAACCCGCCACCGGCGGCGCGCTACGGAGCGCGCGCCATACCACGGACGGTGTATTCCAAACCACGGATTCCTCTGTGTCAGTAACCAGTTATCAGTGCGGAATGCGGAGTGCGGAATTGGTTGTTTTGTTTTCCTTTTTACTGATTACTGTTCAATTGTCCCTGCTGTCCTTGAACTTTCACCCCTCATCCTTTTTCAGTCCAGTGTCCGCCGTTGTCA is a genomic window containing:
- a CDS encoding M3 family metallopeptidase, with protein sequence MNHHAHRRCFGVGSWLAPALAVVLSGCTTTNPPSPQSPMSASTLAQLQTQAAHYHSRLSLPEFETTPAAVKAAVEQAIATANARLDAIGTLDRTRLDFNHSVRALDDLVYAAGLTANRLGLMKETHTDAAMRQACLEAEKVFQDWAVGLDYRADVHATLQAYADTKPTLNVEDAKLLKETLRDYRRAGLHLPKEQRSEVERLRKELARLITDFQSNVNKAKLAVKFTRAELEGVPDTLLGQPGVKTGEDEYTIAANVTFQYQLVAENAKKEATRKKLLTARYQLAREANLPLLRQILDLRDTIAKKLGYATWADYQIEPKMAKTAATARQFLLDLKTGLQPKFDAELKAYQAFKARDTGEANARIEIWDTAYYMSLLQKEKYSVDAEKLRDYFPYQQVLDGMFNIYQNIFGIRIQPVEPPFKWIADLRLFAVTDTATGEPLGLLYMDMFPRDGKYNHFAHFSLIEGKRTADGVYQRPTSALICNFPPPTPGRPSLLSHHEVETLFHEFGHALHSLLTRANHARFSGTSVPRDFVEAPSQMLENWVWDRAVLDTFAAHYARPAEKIPADILAGLKQARLATIGTFYRRQLTFGLIDLTFHSDFKAGTGQDPVKVANDVFRDVFLPVPDDTAFVAYFGHLMGYDASYYGYAWAEAIAADMDTVFEKAPKRYFDAVTGRRLRDEIYAPGDSRDVNVSIEKFLGRPRSLEPLLIQLGIRQ
- a CDS encoding class I SAM-dependent methyltransferase; its protein translation is MNTGKPITPERLMQFAWGYAPTLIIEAAVHHGVFDQLNRQPQTLEQLVAKLGVANRGLKAILDALVGLQLLAREGATYRLTPESATYLVAGSSDYRGAFFRHHTEQLLPQWMQLKEVVRTGQPVKRTDQDTHGEQYFSEFVESLFPGSLPAATMLGKHLGIPAAQTPVRVLDLGAGSGVWGIALAKQSPQVRITAVDWPGVLEVAKKMAMRHGVAERMTVVAGDLFVVDFGYNHQVVTLGHILHSEGPDRGRQLLKKAAEALAPGGTLAIQEFLPNDERTGPPLPLMFAVNMLLNTEAGGTYTFAEITGWLLAAGLEQPRQLPVPGPSPLILANKPVK
- a CDS encoding YecH family metal-binding protein — encoded protein: MEQIHGHEVMQMMLQSGKAYSRATLLADIIAKFGSEARFHTCSAENLTPEGIIDFLQARGKFVPSPEGFQTSADLMCKH